The stretch of DNA GAAAATATGCAGCCATGACAAAAGCATTAGCTAGCGTGAGTAAACTGACCCAGATGTTCGAAATTTGGCATGCCGGGAAATTGTTTTATGCCTTGGCGACCTGGGGACTTGCTCTGACCGGGTAAGTTTTTTCTTTCAGTTGCTACAATGTTATGAATTTTCAACTGCTTCCCTTACCAAGTAAATTGACAGAAACAGATTTTTGATATCTTAAAACTCTCAATTCATCGATGAGCCTTTTGAATGCATCAATATCTTAATGAATTTTAACCTGTACATAATTAATCCTAATACTGTCCATGGCAAGAACATAAAAGAATAATGAGAAACACTATAAGAGCAGAAGCATACTTTTGATGTATAGATATGCTTTTAGCCCATTATTTAGCCATATATGTAGGCCCACATATTATTTCGAATGTCTTCTGCTTTTGTTTGAAATCTTTGTTGGGAcaacttttatattattttatctcCTTAGATCATAAATTATTCAAGGGTAAATACCTTTTTGGacttgtattttgcaaaagttattgattgaattttttgttttgttaaatgaaaaaatgGACCAAGAtcttgaattgatttttttgtcaaaataaaatttaataatgacCCAATTTAGAAATGTTATAACATAACTTGTTATATTTTCTGCATCTGTTTCTGCTAGTAATTGTTagttacattttaaaaaattgagttCAGGGtcatatttttactattttgactCCATTATTGACCTTAATATTTATGGTTGCGACTAGATAAAACAGATTTGAATTGACACACTCTTGAATTGCAGATTATACCAGACTCGTGCTGTGTTGAAAATCGTGGCAATGGGTGTTCATACAACAAGCAAAGTTGTGATGAGGGCTCTATGAAGAAGATGGTTGTTCCTCATCTGTGAACTATTTGTAAATTGTGTTGTATTTTCAGTTTATGCAAATTGGGGTTTCAAATTGATCAAACTCCAACTTAATATCTTCTTCTTCCAAGTgatgtaaatatttgtaaataaaTGTGTTTTATGAACTCAACTTTTTATGTAACTCTTGTGAAAGTGGTTGATAATGATGACATTCACCATATGAGTGCATATTAAGGGTCTATCATCTTAAATCTTTTGGTGCTGTTctaaaatattatgaaaaatagatttGAATTGATTTGTTTTCCTAGTAATAGTTGTATTCTAATCTTATTTGTTGTACCTCAAATTTGACATATTTTTTAACAATGATAATTTGGTAAATTGAATTTATCAAATTGTCTGTTACACAAGTCTTGTTGACATGTAATCCTTTCTCTTTTAAGAAAAATTACTCACAAATAGTAAGTACTTCAATTTTAAtacatcattattattatttaatataatatttattttaattttatttaaaaatgagTTCAGCAATTAATATCAAATTTTGGCATCaatattactttttaatttgGCAACAAAACATCTCTAATTGTTAGTTTCTTTCAGCTATATTATTAAGTACTTTTTCTAAGCACTACCATTGAAGATGCTCTAAGATACATGAAATCGAACACATAAAACTTGAACAAATATGAAAATGTCCATTTTTTATAGATATTGtagtaatttttaaatatgatttaaatcactttttcaaaaataaaaatgcaagcataaataatgatattttcatttataaattaCCAACCAATTGAtgctaattatatatatataaattgtagTGTGATCAATATTATAAATCTTTCacgtcaaaaaaaataaaatatataaatcttcTGTCGGATTTGACTCAAAAATTGGCAAAAAAATGATCACATATCTGTCTTAGAATATCACACCCTTAATTAAACACATGATTAACACACTAATCTTATAAATATATAcccaaaatattataataattaatccacaaatatatatatataatatctatatatatacacacacgaCTATATAGCACGTCTTGTCCAGcttacaaaaaaaatcaaaattgatcaccaacaatatcATATATACGTGccaagcatatatatatatataattaaggtcTACAAGTACATTCTCATTCCCTATAAATAGACacaaaaaaacattaaaaccaCAACTCAATATTCACAAAtcctagtaataataataatcatacatacattatacatatttgaaaaatgaagAATAATAGGGTTTTGGAGATGGCTCCTATTATAGGTATCTTTATAATTTTGAGTTTGAGTATTGGGCAATGTTATGGAGCATTGCAAAGTGGTTACTACAACAAAAAATGCAACattaccaccaccaccaccaccggcTTCTGGCCATTCAACTCGAAATCTCAAACAACAACAACGGAAGTGAATGTTGAGGCCACAATCAAAGATGCCGTGAAATTAGCTTTTGGAAAAGACCGGACTCTTGTGGCCGCACTTCTTCGTATGCAGTTCCACGATTGCTTTGTTAAGGTATACGTTACTGTTAGAGTATCCCATATAAATAGCGcgttaatatataattattataatatgttgtCATGAGTATTATTAAGCGACACTGGTAATTATTCAACACCGACCATTTTACATGCATAGGGTGGACACTGCATGAATCAATAAAGGGCACCAATaatacttataatttaatattggaTCTCACATAATTTAATACCTAATAGTACAATGCTCAATAACATAAGAGCATGACGAGTTATTCTACTTGAGCATCCAAATCTCGATCAATATATACCAGCAAAAATATCCCTCAACAAAATTAAGCACCATACCGAATTCTagcttttgctttttttttttagcttcTCAGGAAGTTATTcgcttttgttaaaaaaaaaaaatagagttgaaggtaaaaatttattaattacccAACCAACAACAAAAGTGTTTTTGGAGCTTcaaaagtcaaaaaaaaaaaactttaaactaACTTCCAATATTCTACATATCTAACACATACTTTCATTATGAGttttaattagtatatattattatgattattttttaattatatatgtatatgtataggGATGTGATGCTTCTATTCTAATTGAGAAAAATAAAGATGGAAGCCTAACTGAGAAGAACGCTGGCCCAAATAGAAGTGTGAGAGGTTATGATGTTATAGATGATATTAAGAAAGATTTAGAGAGCAAATGTCATCAAGTTGTGTCTTGTGCTGATATCATTGCTATTGCTACAAGAGATGCTGTCAACTTAGCAAGTgtaagtaaataaatatatatataattcaaataatatatcttttcattttatataattcaaataatttatatCTCTATCTCTATCTCTATATTAAAtgtaattatttaacaaaaattattggcttaacaatttttttatttttccgtTAAAGTTAACGATAAAAACTAATACCGATAAATCAATcaattaattatctttttttcaaaaaaaaattaattaattttaaatgtttaaatttaatttaaaagtatCAACAAAAATAGATAGTTTTTTAtatgaatttaaatttaaatttgaattagaagttaattcaattaattaattatattttataataaatttctaagttatattaatataaaatatataaacttatttacttattttattgtttaataaaattagttaaatatattttttatagacaaatttaaaattaaactttatatatttaaaaaaaatataattgaactgtattaaatttaattgtattattattatttaaattaataattaggtaATAATAACTCTAATGCAACTATAAACAAATGTGCATTGCATGTTACTaatacctagtatatatataatttaaataataaatatcttttttattttatataattaattttgacatTTGTCACTTTAGCGAGTCGAGTTAGTACTAAACACTAATAGTAACGAAAATGAATAAAATGTTGTATAAATTTATACCGTAAAAGAAAAAAGCAATAAATATAAAAGTGTATTAACTTaaaaacattaagtatttatgcgataaatatatataatgcattaattttttttgaaaaataaatatatatttatataaatttgaaatttcagGAAGGAAGAGTGAATTATGTTGTGGAAACTGGAAGATTGGATGGAAAAGAATCTAAGCTTACTAATGTTAATCTTCCACCTCCAACAATTTCAGTGGCTAATTCCATTAGTGCATTTCGCCAAAAAGGACTTGACATCGCCGACATGGTTTATCTTCTCGGTAATTATCAATTAGTTTTGAGTTAGAATTTCATATTAAATTACTTTATATAAGTATATGCTTCTTAATATACATAAATTATAgaatttctctaaattatatatGCAGTTTTGTTTTATAACTAAACGTGTTCatatataaattcaaaaattataccTTTCAGTCATTACAAAAGATATAGACTTATAATAAATTGggattaattgaaaaatattacTTATACAGTAGaacttctatttaagaatactctatttaagaataacctctaatttgttataaaaaaatcaagtctcaatttgggccagttataaataagaataacctctaaattgtaagtagttatacattttttaagtcccgtattaacaaaatatacctctatgtaagaataattatatcttaataaaaatatatacatgtattttgtaaatttatttatgtaaaattaataattttattttaaattataatacatatatgaaattatatttactttaaaatatttctattatgatatagtataaatgattatttattgttattattgttacattgatattttttggttttctaattttttttttttagtgtaactctatttagttataacctcccaattagaatataatttacttggtcccaagtgtattcttggatagaggttctaatGTATATAGGGACATAAATAATAAGTACGGATATAGGAGGCACTAACAaagtttttttctaattaatttgagttgcaattacaattcttttttttttagtaataaaaTTTTGCGttaattaaacctataataattattcataaaaatcacaatttatTATGATTGAATTGTGTTTTTCGTAACAAtttgtatttaaatatattatttttttaataataaataactttttgttgtgacgTTTAAAAGTAACACTTAGTTACAAAAAATCTATGTTATGagtaaaaatttattacaaaagGATAGCTTTTGTTTCGGTAGTGACACAATCTTTTTGGTATACTATTtgttacaaaaaataattatatgtcggcccttcttttttttttcttttacattttaCTCCCGTTAACCTAGAATTCGATATGCATGCATGCGTACGTGTAGGTGGTCATACTGTTGGAACAGCACACTGCAGTCTGTTCCAAGATCGAGTTTACAACTTCAATGGCAGTGGGAAGCCTGACCCAACAATGAACTCGACATTGGTGAACTCTTTGAAATCAAAGTGTCCTTCAAAATCGAGTTTCAACAACATCGTCCCGTTGGACCAAACTAATGAAGATAGTTCCTTGGTTGTAGATAAATCATTCTACAACCAATTAGTAATGAAGAGAGGAATTCTCAAGATTGATCAAGATTTAGCCAATGATGAAAAAACTAAAGATGTTGTGAAACAACTAGCCTTTGGGAATAATGACTTATTTGCCCAAAAATTTGGACAAGCTATGGTCAAATTGGGAAGAGTTGAGGTCATCACTGATAAATCTAAGGGTGAGATTAGAACATCATGcagagaattaaattaattataatattattagtgTTAATTCATATGTTGGGGGAAGATTAATGTTTTAATCCCTTAattgttatttgttttatttattgatattattattgtttgctttatgtttcttttctcTATTTAATTTGTTGGTAGTAATTAAATTGTATAACTTGATATTTTGCAAGTTTTATCAAAGAATATTCAATAATATGAAATCATTGTTTTATGTAAGAATTATTAttcttgactttttttttttaagagtaGGGTCGTCTCAAATATTTTAGAGGCCCTgttctaatattaaaaaataggccctaacaaaaaaaattataatttgtaaataatatttttaaatattattatattacaaaaatatattttacataatTAAACACCTAAAAGCTcaaacaattttattaaaattgttattatttttaatacaacttcaaactaatatcaaatattatggataaaaaaattaaaaagcattAAATAAgggaaaaaatcataaaaaaaatctttttttttatttggcatGACACATTGATAGAATGTTgggttaaaaaaaaatctgaaaaattaTATTGGGCCTTTTTAAATTTTAGGCCCTGTGCATTAGCACTGTTTGCACAGGTTAATGGTCGGCCATGCGTGAAAGTTATAGGGTCTGTTTGGCACAGcttttaaaaaagttaaaagttactttttgaaaaagatttgataaaaaaatgtttGGTAAACAGTGTAAAATCAGCTTATTGAAGAATTTATGGAGATACTACAGCTAAAAGCTAAAGTTAGTACAAGCtaacttttagaaaaaattattttgattaaaagactctataataaatttatttgtactaaaaatatatttacttatttattatatcttaagaaaaatatttgaaataaataatatttaacaatcttatttttttttcttaaaaatatttatattttatatttttaatattaacattCCACATCAATTTAGAGTTTCTTAAATATTTGAGTTTCTGATATCTTTTTTTTACAGCAAaaacataattataaaatactataatttatttttattaaatgcatataaatttatacttttggaagaaaattattaaaactatataaaaaaaataatattttcatataacataaatttttatatatttgtaattataatgaactagattatgatatcatcattatcattataatagAATCTTAACCACTCACagcatttaaaatttataatttactaaACACTCTGCTCAGCTTTTTTTCACATTTCTGCTACAACTGTTTTTTCCCACAACACAGCTCCAACTGCTTCCTACAGCACAGCTGTGCCAAACTGACCCATATTAGAGAGAAAAAATATTGGTAGTTGTGAAAGTTAAAGCATTAATTTATATTACAAGTGCCAACCTCTAATAAGTTAGACTTGCTTGGGGTGTTCATTGGACTATATCTAACTATCCAGATCTGATCCGATTATATAttagatgttagattttaccatctgatccgatccaattaatttcagtCATCCATTTAATCCAATATttattggatgttggattggatcggttctatccgttgaatgtattatatatatttattggtttaatttgagtttattcaatatttagtattttttggatcgtattgaatcaatctaatattttaggttcagtatgtattggattgaattggatatATCCaatccaacaaaaaaaaagaataaaattttaatgttaatttttatatatacatatatattttacgtataacaatataaaatccaattactcatccaaaataaataaaaatactaattagtttgattggatgttagatgtattggatttttagacactCCATCCaatatccgatccgatccaattggatattaaaaaataacatcaaatctgatccgatcacaattggatattCAATATTTGGTGGTCAATTATAATTGGATCGATTGATTgtcattggattggatgattTATACACATCCCTAAATtagacaaataattaattttagacaatAAATTTGAGTCCTCTAATTATTTTCcctatttaaataacataacctATTACATACACAATTTAACTATAAGGTGATgatgatataagaaattataaATCAATTTTTCTATATTAGTAACATAaccatatattaatataaaaaattcaaacaaCACACAAATTTTCTCATATATCATCACATCacacaaaattttcaaaatataacttatGTTCAACATACTATTATTATCgtcaaatataattataatattagaatTACTTcactatatgaatatataagatAGTAAAattgctttttatttttttaacattaaaaaaagaagaagaagaagaagcataTATCTTACATTAATTTTCAATGCTCCTCACTAATTCCACGTCcttaaaaatcaaattaatgcctgcaaaatttataagaaaaaattattatacattaatatattaattttagatttgataaaaatataaatataattactaaGATAACTAGCTTATAAAAAACCATTTATAAATATAGTCTATTAATCTAACTAAAAAAATTGAACaaacatattattttaattttcagatttattttaaattttgtaaaaaaatattagtgttGTAATTTcagattaataattataataggataaatattattttagatcctgtattttgtataagttaccaattggaccatcTATTTTGTTAACTGACAAAATAGatcctatattttctaaaattgtacaaataggattttgaactaattttttgtcaaaataaaatttaataaataccattttttatttaatattgtaCCACTAATTATTATAATTCATTTACTTTTACAAAATTGTACCTTCTTTAATTGCTATAATACTcttacttaaataataaaaataaaaataatattttttatatatttttaataaaatattaaataacttTTTTGTACATTGAAATACAATTGTAAGTAACAAGCCAAATATAACCTAAACTTATTTTCTATGTCAAACTAGAAAATTAAATCGCACTTTCGCAATCTTGctgtaatatatttttttattgttgttgctaaatatttgtatatttcttacattttttttcttgaaatgaTTATAATTTTACTTGCATCTGCATGTAAATCAATcaattttcaatatattttttttaattgataatCTTAGATATATTGAGTTTGTATACTtctcatttgtttttgtgtagTCTTAATCTTAATCTTGTATTTTATTTCAacaatgtgtatatataatgtgatcaattatgaAATATTGGACTTTGAAATCTTCAATCAAAAGAAGATATCTGTATGTTATATTTTCGTTTATAGAACCTCTAAACACAAAACTacactaattatatataataatgttatatacacaaatataaatatatatacatatatatgtcaCAGGCACGATTGTAGATTGTATAGCACGTCTATATTGAGCTAGCCAACTAATCTATATCAAAATTTGTAATGTATTTATTTGTAACATAATTATGTCGTGCTAACCATGAAATTATACCATAaatataaacattaattaattaatcattcCAACTAATCTTAATTCACTATAAAAGGGGCTTTAAGCCCATAGCTAATCACACTTCAAACTACTCATCATCATAAAAGCCTAATATATAACTAAAAgagtgttatatatatatatatatgaaaatggTGAGTAATATGATGAACAATAGGGTTTTGGCTATGGTGACCATGGGTCTCTTTTTGTTGAGTTTGAGTGGGCAATGTTATGGTGGTGTGGTGTTGCAACCTGCAAATA from Cannabis sativa cultivar Pink pepper isolate KNU-18-1 chromosome 2, ASM2916894v1, whole genome shotgun sequence encodes:
- the LOC115719144 gene encoding peroxidase 60-like, with translation MKNNRVLEMAPIIGIFIILSLSIGQCYGALQSGYYNKKCNITTTTTTGFWPFNSKSQTTTTEVNVEATIKDAVKLAFGKDRTLVAALLRMQFHDCFVKGCDASILIEKNKDGSLTEKNAGPNRSVRGYDVIDDIKKDLESKCHQVVSCADIIAIATRDAVNLASEGRVNYVVETGRLDGKESKLTNVNLPPPTISVANSISAFRQKGLDIADMVYLLGGHTVGTAHCSLFQDRVYNFNGSGKPDPTMNSTLVNSLKSKCPSKSSFNNIVPLDQTNEDSSLVVDKSFYNQLVMKRGILKIDQDLANDEKTKDVVKQLAFGNNDLFAQKFGQAMVKLGRVEVITDKSKGEIRTSCRELN